A section of the Streptomyces sp. NBC_00178 genome encodes:
- a CDS encoding aldehyde dehydrogenase family protein gives MPELFIGGRWSAAVAGGTREIRCPADGELVAAVDEAGPRDAAAAVAAAREAFDGGPWPRTPAAQRGRLLLRVADLLERDKAAFARAETLDTGKRLVESEYDMDDIADCFRYFGNLVAAGGTDRVVDTGDPAIDSRVVHEPVGVCSLITPWNYPLLQTAWKVAPALAAGNTFVLKPSELTPHTAILLMKALTEAGLPPGAANLVLGAGAAVGEPLTSDPRVDMVSFTGGLATGRLIMAAAAPTVKKIALELGGKNPNIVFADAEFDTAVDYALMAVFLHAGQVCSAGARLLVQDEVHDDFVGELVRRAEGIRLGGPFDERSRSGPLISAAHRDKVETYVAAGLAEGAVLRCGGARPDDPALQRGFYFLPTVLDECTPDMSVVRDESFGPVLTVERFGEEAEAVALANDTVYGLAGAVWTQDGERAHRVAAGLRAGTVWINDFHPYVPQAEWGGMKQSGVGRELGPAGLAEYQEAKHIWRNTAARPQRWFE, from the coding sequence ATGCCTGAGCTGTTCATCGGTGGCCGCTGGAGCGCCGCCGTCGCGGGCGGGACGCGGGAGATCCGCTGCCCGGCCGACGGCGAACTGGTCGCCGCCGTCGACGAGGCGGGACCGCGGGACGCGGCCGCAGCGGTGGCCGCGGCGCGCGAGGCGTTCGACGGCGGACCCTGGCCGCGCACACCGGCCGCGCAGCGCGGCCGGCTCCTGCTGCGCGTCGCCGACCTGCTGGAACGCGACAAGGCCGCGTTCGCCCGAGCCGAGACCCTGGACACCGGGAAGCGGCTCGTGGAGAGCGAGTACGACATGGACGACATCGCCGACTGCTTCCGCTACTTCGGCAACCTCGTCGCCGCCGGCGGCACCGACCGGGTCGTGGACACGGGTGATCCCGCGATCGACAGCCGGGTGGTGCACGAACCGGTGGGCGTGTGCTCACTGATCACGCCGTGGAACTACCCGCTTCTGCAGACCGCCTGGAAGGTCGCCCCGGCGCTCGCCGCGGGAAACACCTTCGTCCTCAAGCCCAGTGAACTGACCCCGCACACCGCGATCCTCCTGATGAAGGCGCTCACCGAGGCCGGACTGCCGCCGGGGGCCGCGAATCTCGTACTCGGGGCCGGAGCCGCCGTGGGCGAGCCCCTGACCTCGGACCCCCGGGTGGACATGGTGTCCTTCACCGGAGGTCTGGCCACCGGACGGCTCATCATGGCAGCCGCCGCGCCGACCGTGAAGAAGATCGCGCTGGAGCTGGGCGGCAAGAACCCCAACATCGTCTTCGCCGACGCCGAGTTCGACACCGCGGTCGACTACGCGCTGATGGCCGTCTTCCTCCACGCCGGCCAGGTCTGCTCGGCGGGCGCGCGGCTCCTCGTGCAGGACGAGGTGCACGACGACTTCGTCGGCGAACTCGTACGCCGCGCCGAGGGGATCCGGCTCGGCGGGCCCTTCGACGAGCGGTCGCGCAGCGGGCCGCTGATCTCGGCCGCCCACCGCGACAAGGTGGAGACCTACGTGGCCGCCGGTCTCGCGGAGGGCGCGGTGCTGCGCTGCGGGGGCGCCCGCCCGGACGACCCGGCGCTGCAGCGGGGCTTCTACTTCCTGCCGACCGTGCTCGACGAGTGCACCCCGGACATGTCCGTCGTGCGGGACGAGTCCTTCGGGCCCGTCCTCACCGTCGAGCGGTTCGGCGAGGAGGCCGAGGCCGTCGCCCTGGCCAACGACACCGTCTACGGGCTGGCGGGCGCCGTCTGGACCCAGGACGGCGAGCGCGCCCACCGGGTGGCGGCCGGACTGCGCGCGGGCACGGTGTGGATCAACGACTTCCACCCGTACGTCCCGCAGGCGGAATGGGGCGGCATGAAGCAGTCCGGTGTGGGCCGTGAGCTGGGCCCGGCCGGGCTCGCGGAGTACCAGGAGGCCAAGCACATCTGGCGCAACACCGCCGCCCGTCCGCAGAGGTGGTTCGAATGA
- a CDS encoding APC family permease yields MSTSGPTSPDPTGTPPPGTRADGTHDDDSLAELGYKPELKRTLGNFHTFAAGISYISILTGTFQLFYFGVSFGGPAYWWSWPMVFVGQLMVALCFCELAARYPVAGSIYNWAKTMGGPHVGWLGGWMMMTATMVSLSAVALAYQITLPQIDDWFQFVGDGSGKNDAAENAVLLGTVLILFSTLINAFGVKLMARINSAGVFIELIAAVALIVFLAAHITRGPSSVLTDTYGLGEGRTLGYFGAFLTASLASAYVMYGFDTASSLGEESHHPSRNAPRAILRALIASFLIGGLILLFALLAVPDLAAKELSTGGLQYVVLQTLGSTIGEIFLWCVVVAITVCVLAVQAAGIRLMFAMARDNNLPAGSVLARVSPRFKTPVVPAVLIGVVGVVILVININQPQIFSVITSIAVIMIYVAYLLVTAPMLVRRLKGDWRCAEGNFTLGRFGLPVNILAVLWGAGMALNLAWPRAEVYNATGPQHWYLRWGAFVFVGIVGGGGFVYYWFVQRHRTGVLESHRSEANDPAEPTTPSA; encoded by the coding sequence ATGAGCACGTCCGGCCCCACGAGCCCCGATCCGACGGGCACGCCTCCTCCCGGTACCCGGGCCGACGGCACGCACGACGACGACTCGCTCGCCGAACTCGGCTACAAGCCCGAACTCAAGCGGACCCTGGGCAACTTCCACACGTTCGCCGCGGGCATCAGCTACATCTCGATCCTGACCGGCACCTTCCAGCTGTTCTACTTCGGCGTGAGTTTCGGGGGCCCGGCCTACTGGTGGTCCTGGCCCATGGTGTTCGTGGGCCAGCTGATGGTCGCCCTGTGCTTCTGCGAGCTGGCGGCGCGGTATCCCGTGGCCGGGTCGATCTACAACTGGGCCAAGACCATGGGCGGTCCGCACGTCGGCTGGCTCGGCGGCTGGATGATGATGACCGCCACCATGGTCTCGCTGTCCGCCGTGGCCCTCGCGTACCAGATCACGCTCCCGCAGATCGACGACTGGTTCCAGTTCGTCGGCGACGGCAGCGGCAAGAACGACGCCGCGGAGAACGCCGTGCTCCTGGGCACGGTCCTGATCCTGTTCTCCACCCTGATCAACGCGTTCGGCGTCAAGCTGATGGCACGCATCAACTCCGCGGGCGTGTTCATCGAGCTGATCGCCGCCGTCGCACTGATCGTCTTCCTGGCCGCGCACATCACCCGCGGCCCCAGCAGTGTCCTGACGGACACGTACGGGCTCGGTGAGGGGCGGACCCTCGGCTACTTCGGCGCGTTCCTCACCGCGTCACTCGCGTCCGCCTACGTGATGTACGGCTTCGACACGGCGTCGTCGCTCGGCGAGGAGTCGCACCACCCGAGCCGCAACGCGCCGCGTGCGATCCTGCGGGCCCTCATCGCCTCCTTCCTCATCGGCGGACTGATCCTGCTCTTCGCGCTGCTGGCGGTCCCCGACCTGGCCGCGAAGGAACTGTCGACGGGGGGTCTGCAGTACGTCGTGCTGCAGACGCTCGGCTCGACCATCGGCGAGATCTTCCTGTGGTGCGTCGTCGTCGCGATCACCGTCTGCGTGCTCGCCGTGCAGGCCGCGGGCATCCGGCTGATGTTCGCCATGGCGCGGGACAACAACCTGCCCGCCGGGTCGGTGCTGGCCCGCGTCAGCCCCCGCTTCAAGACCCCCGTCGTACCCGCCGTCCTGATCGGTGTGGTGGGCGTCGTCATCCTGGTGATCAACATCAACCAGCCGCAGATCTTCTCGGTGATCACCAGCATCGCCGTCATCATGATCTACGTGGCCTACCTGCTGGTCACCGCGCCCATGCTCGTCCGCCGGCTGAAGGGTGACTGGCGCTGCGCCGAGGGCAACTTCACACTCGGCCGCTTCGGGCTGCCGGTCAACATCCTCGCCGTGCTGTGGGGCGCGGGGATGGCGCTCAACCTCGCGTGGCCGCGCGCCGAGGTCTACAACGCGACGGGGCCGCAGCACTGGTACCTGCGCTGGGGTGCCTTCGTCTTCGTCGGCATCGTCGGGGGCGGCGGCTTCGTCTACTACTGGTTCGTCCAGCGGCACAGGACCGGGGTCCTGGAGAGCCACCGTTCCGAGGCGAACGACCCGGCCGAGCCCACAACGCCGTCCGCCTGA
- a CDS encoding STAS domain-containing protein: MPDRALVLTVDHGHHGAVVLRLTGALDHLTADRFRRAFEEIPKRAGVPLVLDMSRLVFCDSVGITELVVAHRVSLTAGTSLLLVGVGRELGHILELTGVDRVLSTGEGTYGAPAADA, from the coding sequence ATGCCTGATCGCGCGCTGGTGCTCACGGTGGATCACGGACATCACGGAGCCGTCGTCCTGCGGCTCACGGGAGCACTCGACCACCTCACGGCCGACCGCTTCCGAAGGGCCTTCGAGGAGATACCCAAGCGTGCGGGGGTGCCACTGGTCCTCGACATGTCACGGCTCGTGTTCTGCGACTCCGTGGGCATCACGGAACTCGTCGTCGCCCACCGCGTGAGCCTGACCGCAGGAACGTCCCTGCTCCTCGTCGGGGTGGGCAGGGAGCTCGGTCACATCCTCGAACTCACCGGCGTCGACCGGGTCCTGAGCACGGGGGAGGGTACCTACGGGGCACCCGCCGCCGACGCGTGA
- a CDS encoding GMC family oxidoreductase, with the protein MSAESAPRDEFDYVVVGGGTAGAVVAARLSEDPSVTVCVLEAGPSDVGDENVLRLDRWMGLLESGYDWDYPVEPQDNGNSFMRHARAKVLGGCSSHNSCIAFWAPAEDLDEWGALGCEGWSAADCFPLYKRLETNDAPGDHHGRGGPVTIRTIPPNDPCGAALLEACADAGIPTTPFNTGTTVTRGAHWFQINARADGTRSSASVSYLHPVIGQRPNLEVRTGLHAKRLVLDGGRRCTGVEYLTPDLIHSRTVGARREVVVACGSIDGPKLLMLSGIGPAEHLREMGVEVEVDSRAVGAHLQDHPEGVIMWEARQPMVTTSTQWWEIGIFADTEGGLDRPDLMFHYGSVPFDMNTYRRGYPTSENAFCLTPNVTRARSEGTVRLRTRDFRDKPRVDPRYFTDEHDVRVMTYGLRLARDIVSRAPMAAWAGRELAPGTGATTDEELLDYIRKTHNTVYHPAGTVRMGAVDDPEAVLDPRLRVKGVRGLRVADASVMPFLPAVNPCITTMMIGEKCADMIREDRD; encoded by the coding sequence ATGTCCGCTGAGAGCGCGCCGAGGGACGAATTCGACTACGTGGTGGTGGGCGGGGGCACGGCCGGCGCGGTCGTCGCAGCCCGGCTGTCCGAGGATCCCTCCGTCACCGTGTGCGTCCTGGAGGCCGGTCCCTCCGACGTCGGTGACGAGAACGTCCTCCGGCTCGACCGGTGGATGGGGCTGCTGGAATCCGGCTACGACTGGGACTACCCGGTGGAGCCCCAGGACAACGGCAACAGCTTCATGCGGCACGCCCGGGCGAAGGTCCTCGGCGGCTGCTCGTCCCACAACTCCTGCATCGCCTTCTGGGCGCCCGCCGAGGACCTCGACGAGTGGGGCGCCCTCGGGTGCGAGGGCTGGAGCGCCGCGGACTGCTTCCCCCTCTACAAGCGGCTGGAGACCAACGACGCCCCGGGGGACCACCACGGACGCGGAGGTCCGGTGACCATCCGCACCATCCCGCCGAACGACCCGTGCGGTGCGGCCCTGCTGGAGGCCTGTGCGGACGCCGGAATCCCCACCACACCCTTCAACACCGGCACGACGGTGACCCGCGGAGCGCACTGGTTCCAGATCAACGCCCGTGCCGACGGCACCCGTTCGTCCGCGTCCGTGTCCTATCTCCACCCGGTGATCGGGCAGCGGCCCAACCTGGAGGTGCGCACGGGGCTGCACGCGAAGCGCCTCGTCCTCGACGGCGGGCGGCGCTGCACCGGGGTCGAGTACCTGACACCGGACCTCATCCACTCCCGTACCGTCGGTGCTCGCCGCGAGGTCGTCGTGGCCTGCGGTTCCATCGACGGGCCGAAGCTGCTCATGCTCTCGGGGATCGGTCCGGCGGAACACCTGCGCGAGATGGGGGTGGAGGTCGAGGTCGACTCGCGGGCCGTCGGAGCCCACCTCCAGGACCACCCCGAAGGCGTGATCATGTGGGAGGCGCGGCAGCCCATGGTCACCACCTCCACCCAGTGGTGGGAGATCGGCATCTTCGCCGACACCGAAGGGGGCCTGGACCGCCCGGACCTGATGTTCCACTACGGTTCCGTGCCGTTCGACATGAACACCTACCGGCGCGGATATCCCACCTCCGAGAACGCCTTCTGCCTCACGCCCAACGTCACCCGAGCGCGTTCGGAGGGTACCGTCCGGCTGCGCACCCGCGACTTCCGCGACAAGCCCCGGGTCGACCCGCGCTACTTCACCGACGAGCACGACGTGCGGGTCATGACCTACGGCCTGCGGCTCGCCCGCGACATCGTCTCGCGGGCGCCGATGGCCGCCTGGGCCGGCCGTGAGCTGGCGCCCGGGACCGGTGCCACCACCGACGAGGAACTCCTCGACTACATCCGCAAGACCCACAACACGGTGTACCACCCCGCGGGCACGGTGCGGATGGGCGCCGTCGACGACCCCGAGGCCGTCCTCGATCCCAGACTCCGGGTGAAGGGAGTGCGGGGCCTGAGGGTGGCCGACGCGTCCGTGATGCCGTTCCTCCCGGCGGTCAACCCCTGCATCACCACGATGATGATCGGTGAGAAGTGCGCCGACATGATCCGCGAGGACCGGGACTGA
- a CDS encoding LacI family DNA-binding transcriptional regulator: MARPRIKDVARHAGVSEKTVSNVINDYTHVSDRTRRVVQESIAQLGYRVNLAGRHLRKGRTGIIALVVPELDVPYFAELARHVVREAGERSLTVLIHQSGADREHELAALAGFGSDFVDGVILSPLALTADDLRERAGAPPTVLLGELLEEGADHVAIDNELAAREATAHLIALGRRSVLAVGGRDDAGLGTAEARTRGYRAALDAAGIAYDPSALLPVASFRMSDGAAAVEAALNRGIRPDALLCFNDQLALGALRALHERGVRVPEEVAVIGFDDVEGGRFSVPTLSTVAPDKAAVARTAVQLLQRRIDEASGSPSDGTAVPAVLSPQDRVVAHRLVLRESTEGGSRAR, translated from the coding sequence ATGGCACGGCCGAGGATCAAGGACGTCGCCCGGCACGCAGGCGTGTCGGAGAAGACGGTGTCCAACGTGATCAACGACTACACCCATGTCTCCGACCGCACCCGGCGAGTGGTCCAGGAGTCCATCGCCCAGCTCGGGTACCGGGTGAACCTGGCGGGCCGTCACCTGCGCAAGGGCCGTACGGGCATCATCGCCCTGGTCGTACCGGAACTGGACGTCCCGTACTTCGCGGAGCTCGCCCGGCACGTCGTGCGCGAGGCCGGGGAGCGATCCCTGACCGTGCTGATCCACCAGTCGGGCGCGGACCGCGAGCACGAGCTGGCCGCGCTCGCGGGGTTCGGCTCCGACTTCGTCGACGGCGTCATCCTCAGCCCCCTCGCCCTCACCGCCGACGATCTGCGCGAACGTGCGGGCGCGCCGCCCACGGTCCTGCTCGGGGAGTTGCTGGAGGAGGGGGCGGACCACGTCGCCATCGACAACGAACTGGCGGCACGCGAGGCCACCGCCCACCTGATAGCCCTGGGCCGCCGCTCCGTGCTGGCCGTCGGCGGGCGGGACGACGCCGGCCTCGGCACCGCCGAAGCGCGCACCCGGGGCTACCGGGCGGCCCTGGACGCGGCGGGCATCGCCTACGACCCGTCCGCGCTGCTCCCCGTCGCGTCCTTCCGGATGTCCGACGGAGCCGCGGCGGTCGAGGCCGCGCTGAACCGGGGGATCCGGCCCGACGCGCTGCTGTGCTTCAACGACCAACTGGCCCTGGGTGCTCTGCGCGCCCTGCACGAACGCGGCGTCCGCGTGCCGGAGGAGGTCGCCGTGATCGGCTTCGACGACGTGGAGGGCGGCCGGTTCAGCGTGCCGACCCTCAGCACCGTGGCGCCCGACAAGGCGGCGGTGGCCAGGACGGCGGTCCAGCTCCTCCAGCGCCGCATCGACGAGGCGTCGGGGTCGCCGTCGGACGGTACGGCGGTCCCGGCCGTCCTGTCGCCGCAGGACCGGGTGGTGGCCCACCGCCTGGTCCTGCGCGAGAGCACCGAGGGCGGCTCCCGCGCGAGGTGA
- a CDS encoding subtilase-type protease inhibitor — protein MRHILGRIGVIITASALTTGAAAAASTADAGPARSAGLYAPSALVLSVGKGDASSATVQRAVTLSCAPRPGGTHPAPSAACSELRSVQGEFAQLTRPQSQGDCTRQWDPLVLSATGVWQGRSVSWSATFGNECEMRASLSEGSVFSF, from the coding sequence ATGCGTCACATTCTCGGCAGGATCGGCGTCATCATCACGGCTTCCGCACTCACGACGGGCGCCGCCGCTGCCGCGAGCACGGCCGACGCCGGCCCTGCCCGGTCCGCCGGCCTCTACGCCCCGTCGGCCCTCGTCCTCTCGGTCGGCAAGGGGGATGCCTCCTCCGCGACCGTCCAGCGGGCGGTCACGCTGAGCTGTGCACCGCGCCCCGGCGGCACGCACCCCGCGCCCAGCGCCGCCTGTTCGGAACTGCGGTCTGTACAGGGCGAGTTCGCACAGCTGACGAGGCCGCAGTCCCAGGGCGACTGCACGCGCCAGTGGGACCCCCTCGTGCTGAGCGCGACCGGAGTGTGGCAGGGCCGGAGCGTCTCCTGGTCGGCGACCTTCGGCAACGAGTGCGAGATGCGGGCGAGCCTGTCCGAGGGCTCGGTCTTCTCGTTCTGA
- a CDS encoding MFS transporter → MAAPATAPPPPSNLRRIVAASLVGTTVEWYDFFLYGSAAALVFNKLFFPDSDPLVGTLLSFLTYAVGFAARPIGALVFGHYGDRLGRKKLLVLSLLMMGGATFAIGLLPTHATIGSAAPVLLTVLRLVQGFALGGEWGGAVLLVSEHGDAKRRGFWASWPQTGAPAGQLLATGVLSALTALMSESAFESWGWRIPFLLSGVLVILGLWIRLSVDESPVFKAALLQAERRKAAAEPAEKMPLVAVLRHHWRDVIIAMGARMAENISYYVITAFILVYATTAVDLSKQTALNAVLVASAVHFAVIPLWGALSDRIGRRPVYLIGAVGVAVWMFPFFALIDSRSFGSLLLAVTVGLIFHGAMYAPQAAFFAEMFATRMRYSGASIGAQFSSVAAGAPAPLIATALLADFGTSTPISLYVIAAALITVLAIVCAKETRSRDLAEIEPGAAQQAPEARDVPADARTV, encoded by the coding sequence ATGGCCGCCCCAGCAACCGCTCCCCCGCCGCCGTCCAACCTCCGCCGCATCGTCGCCGCGAGCCTCGTCGGGACGACCGTCGAGTGGTACGACTTCTTCCTCTACGGATCGGCCGCCGCGCTGGTCTTCAACAAGCTGTTCTTCCCCGACTCCGACCCGCTCGTCGGCACCCTCCTCTCCTTCCTCACCTATGCCGTGGGCTTCGCCGCCCGTCCGATCGGGGCCCTGGTCTTCGGGCACTACGGGGACCGGCTGGGGCGCAAGAAGCTCCTGGTCCTGAGCCTGCTGATGATGGGCGGCGCCACCTTCGCCATCGGCCTCCTGCCGACCCACGCCACGATCGGTTCCGCCGCGCCCGTCCTGCTGACCGTCCTGCGCCTCGTGCAGGGCTTCGCTCTCGGCGGCGAGTGGGGTGGCGCGGTGCTGCTCGTCTCGGAGCACGGCGATGCGAAACGGCGGGGCTTCTGGGCCTCGTGGCCCCAGACGGGAGCGCCCGCGGGGCAGTTGCTCGCCACCGGTGTGCTCTCCGCCCTCACGGCCCTCATGTCGGAGTCGGCGTTCGAGTCCTGGGGCTGGCGCATCCCGTTCCTGCTCTCCGGGGTGCTCGTGATCCTCGGCCTGTGGATCCGCCTCTCCGTCGACGAGTCGCCCGTCTTCAAGGCGGCCCTGCTCCAGGCCGAGCGGCGCAAGGCCGCCGCCGAGCCCGCGGAGAAGATGCCGCTCGTCGCCGTGCTGCGGCACCACTGGCGCGACGTGATCATCGCGATGGGCGCGCGGATGGCCGAGAACATCAGCTACTACGTGATCACCGCGTTCATCCTCGTGTACGCGACGACCGCCGTGGACCTGAGCAAGCAGACGGCACTCAACGCCGTACTCGTCGCCTCCGCCGTGCACTTCGCCGTGATCCCGCTGTGGGGCGCGTTGTCGGACCGGATCGGGCGCCGGCCGGTCTACCTGATCGGGGCCGTCGGTGTGGCGGTGTGGATGTTCCCGTTCTTCGCGCTGATCGACAGCCGGAGCTTCGGGAGCCTGCTGCTCGCCGTCACGGTCGGTCTGATCTTCCACGGCGCGATGTACGCACCCCAGGCGGCCTTCTTCGCGGAGATGTTCGCGACGCGGATGCGCTACTCGGGGGCGTCGATCGGCGCCCAGTTCTCCTCGGTGGCCGCGGGAGCTCCCGCCCCGCTCATCGCCACGGCGCTGCTCGCCGACTTCGGCACGTCGACCCCGATCTCCCTGTACGTCATCGCCGCCGCTCTGATCACGGTGCTGGCGATCGTCTGCGCCAAGGAGACCAGGAGCAGGGATCTCGCGGAGATCGAGCCGGGGGCGGCGCAGCAGGCCCCGGAGGCCCGCGACGTGCCCGCCGACGCCCGTACCGTCTGA